From one Parambassis ranga chromosome 5, fParRan2.1, whole genome shotgun sequence genomic stretch:
- the lrrn1 gene encoding leucine-rich repeat neuronal protein 1 — MASRRSECLPLGPVFASLILASIGLSFGQSNECPQLCVCEIRPWFTPQSTYREAITVDCNDLRLTRIPGNLSSDTQVLLLQSNYIARTSEELEQLFNLTELDLSQNNFSNIRDVGLTNMSQLTTLHLEENQITEMPDFCLQDLSNLQELYINHNQINTISTNAFSGLHNLLRLHLNSNKLKTISSQWFESTPNLEILMIGENPVVGIMDFNFRPLGNLRSLVLAGMDLTDIPGNAFVGLDNLESLSFYDNKLVRVPQRALQKLPNLKFLDLNKNLVHKIQEGDFKNMLRLKELGINNMGELASIDRFALDNLPELTKLEATNNPKFSYINRQAFRDVPALESLMLNNNALNALYQSTVEALPNLREISIHSNPLRCDCVIQWMSSNKTTVRFMEPQSMFCAMPAEVRGMHVREVLQNNLINQCLPMISHDTFPNHLNLDIGTTVDLDCRAMSQPEPEIYWVTPMGNKVMVDSVSDKYSLSSEGTLRISHIQVEDSGRYTCVAQNAEGADTRVTAIRVNGTLLDSTQLMKIDVKQTESHSILVSWKINSNIMTSNLKWSSATMKIDNPHITYTARVPVDVHEYNLTHLQPATEYEVCLTVSNIHQQTQKSCVNVTTKQATFAVEISDQGTNTALAAVMGTMFAIISLASLGVYIAKRWKRKNYHHSLKKYMQKTSSIPLNELYPPLINLWEADSEKEKEGSSESKPSQVDTTRSYYMW; from the coding sequence ATGGCTAGTCGGAGGTCAGAATGCCTTCCTCTGGGCCCGGTGTTTGCTAGCCTGATTCTGGCATCAATAGGACTATCATTTGGCCAGAGCAACGAGTGCCCCCAGCTTTGTGTGTGCGAGATCCGACCCTGGTTTACCCCCCAGTCTACATACAGAGAAGCCATCACTGTAGACTGCAATGACCTTCGCTTAACACGTATCCCGGGCAACCTCTCCAGTGACACTCAGGTTCTTCTCTTACAGAGTAACTATATTGCCAGAACAAGTGAGGAGCTAGAGCAGCTTTTTAATCTGACTGAGCTGGACTTGTCCCAGAATAACTTCAGTAACATTCGAGATGTTGGCCTTACCAATATGTCCCAGCTCACCACACTTCATCTGGAGGAGAACCAGATCACAGAAATGCCAGATTTCTGTCTGCAGGACCTCAGCAACCTGCAGGAACTCTACATAAACCACAATCAGATCAACACCATCTCCACCAATGCCTTCTCCGGGCTCCATAATCTGCTCAGGCTTCACCTCAACTCCAACAAGCTCAAGACCATCAGCAGTCAATGGTTTGAATCTACACCTAATCTGGAGATCCTGATGATTGGAGAGAATCCTGTTGTTGGAATAATGGACTTTAATTTTAGGCCACTGGGCAACCTGAGGAGCCTGGTGTTGGCTGGGATGGATTTAACAGACATCCCGGGAAATGCCTTTGTGGGACTTGACAATCTTGAGAGCCTTTCCTTCTATGACAATAAGTTGGTCCGAGTTCCTCAGAGGGCCCTTCAAAAACTACCCAACCTCAAGTTCTTGGATTTAAACAAAAACCTGGTGCACAAGATTCAGGAAGGTGATTTCAAGAACATGTTAAGACTGAAGGAGCTGGGCATAAACAACATGGGAGAGCTGGCTTCCATTGACCGTTTTGCTTTGGACAACCTTCCTGAGCTCACGAAGTTGGAGGCTACAAACAACCCCAAGTTCTCTTACATCAACCGACAAGCCTTTCGTGATGTTCCGGCTTTGGAGAGTCTAATGCTAAACAACAATGCCCTGAATGCTCTCTATCAGTCCACAGTGGAGGCTCTCCCCAACTTACGTGAGATCAGCATTCACAGCAACCCTCTGCGATGTGACTGTGTCATCCAGTGGATGAGTTCTAACAAGACCACGGTCCGCTTTATGGAACCTCAGTCCATGTTTTGTGCCATGCCAGCAGAGGTCAGGGGTATGCATGTACGTGAGGTGTTGCAGAATAACTTAATAAATCAGTGCTTGCCCATGATTTCACATGATACCTTTCCCAACCACCTCAATCTGGACATTGGCACGACCGTGGACTTGGACTGCAGAGCCATGTCCCAGCCTGAGCCGGAAATCTACTGGGTGACTCCGATGGGGAACAAGGTAATGGTCGACAGCGTATCAGACAAGTACAGTCTCAGCAGTGAAGGAACGTTGAGAATTTCTCATATCCAGGTTGAAGACTCTGGCAGATACACCTGTGTGGCTCAAAACGCAGAGGGAGCTGACACTAGAGTGACAGCTATACGGGTGAATGGCACACTGCTAGACAGCACACAGCTCATGAAGATCGACGTCAAACAGACAGAGTCTCACTCAATCCTTGTCTCCTGGAAGATAAATTCAAACATTATGACCTCTAACCTGAAATGGTCATCTGCAACTATGAAAATAGACAATCCACATATCACCTACACTGCCAGGGTACCTGTGGATGTCCACGAGTACAACCTTACACATTTACAACCAGCTACTGAGTATGAAGTGTGCCTCACTGTCTCCAACATCCACCAACAAACGCAGAAGTCGTGCGTCAACGTGACGACCAAGCAGGCGACCTTTGCTGTGGAAATATCGGATCAAGGGACCAATACTGCACTGGCAGCGGTCATGGGAACAATGTTTGCCATCATCAGCCTGGCCTCTCTGGGAGTGTACATTGCTAAGAGGTGGAAGAGGAAAAACTACCACCACTCCCTTAAAAAGTATATGCAGAAAACCTCATCCATACCACTCAATGAGCTGTACCCTCCTCTCATCAACCTCTGGGAGGCAGAcagtgagaaggagaaggagggctCGTCCGAGTCCAAACCCAGCCAGGTGGACACCACACGCAGCTATTACATGTGGTGA